The following proteins come from a genomic window of Novosphingobium sp. P6W:
- a CDS encoding 2-dehydro-3-deoxy-6-phosphogalactonate aldolase, which yields MTDFASALAALPLIAILRGIRPDEVEAAGEALVEAGFRLIEVPLNSPEPLVSIEKLARRLGDRAIVGAGTVLTPAQVAQVQDAGGAMIVSPNTDVAVIAESAKRGMVSLPGYFTPSEAFAALAAGASGLKLFPAEAASPAVIKAQRAVLPKETPLFAVGGIGPDTMTPWLAAGVNGFGLGSALYKAGLTTQEIAANARAFAKAWAEHKGRA from the coding sequence ATGACCGATTTCGCTTCCGCCCTTGCTGCATTGCCGCTGATCGCCATCCTGCGCGGCATTCGCCCCGATGAGGTCGAAGCTGCCGGCGAGGCGCTGGTCGAGGCGGGCTTCCGCCTGATCGAAGTGCCGCTCAATTCGCCGGAACCGCTGGTCAGCATCGAAAAGCTGGCACGCCGCCTTGGCGATCGCGCCATCGTCGGCGCGGGCACCGTGCTGACACCTGCGCAAGTCGCGCAGGTGCAGGACGCGGGCGGCGCGATGATCGTCTCGCCCAATACCGACGTCGCGGTGATCGCAGAGAGTGCGAAGCGCGGCATGGTTTCGCTGCCCGGCTACTTCACGCCAAGCGAGGCCTTCGCGGCGCTGGCGGCGGGCGCCAGCGGCCTCAAGCTGTTCCCGGCCGAAGCGGCCAGCCCGGCGGTCATCAAGGCCCAGCGCGCGGTGCTGCCCAAGGAGACCCCGCTGTTCGCCGTAGGCGGCATCGGCCCCGACACCATGACGCCCTGGCTTGCCGCTGGAGTGAACGGCTTCGGCCTCGGCTCGGCGCTCTACAAGGCGGGGCTGACCACGCAGGAGATCGCCGCCAATGCGCGTGCCTTCGCCAAGGCCTGGGCCGAGCACAAGGGCCGCGCGTAA
- a CDS encoding TauD/TfdA family dioxygenase: MSVAEIPSPVLTEAAWRGDRLMEGQDWVYELSEAQVAELEELGKRFLEADPDLRFVQAEEYPLVACADGLLSWRRDVDFGRGFVLVRGLRSDLYSDALSSAIYYVLGLHMGDPIRQNEMGDLLDHVYATSDKTMDDPTAKSSKVRDKLVYHSDSSDIVALMCLRGAREGGLSCLVSGAEIYNEILRRRPDLAHLLLEPFHWDWRRQDQEAPADTYTSPVVSVEEGVFSMYAGSLYILTAQEYPGVPQLTEDQIEVLRLFDEITYEPGMAIAMDFRPGDIQWLSNYAALHSRTEFFDYPEPQRKRHLLRLWLSSRTNRPVVEGFGKNGVVQHRAAHRDGVEHADARFSIRAMSVPRLLS, from the coding sequence ATGAGCGTCGCCGAAATCCCGTCCCCCGTCCTGACCGAGGCTGCGTGGCGCGGGGACCGGCTGATGGAAGGCCAGGACTGGGTCTATGAACTGAGCGAGGCGCAGGTGGCCGAGCTGGAGGAACTGGGCAAGCGCTTCCTCGAAGCCGATCCCGACCTGCGCTTCGTACAGGCCGAGGAGTATCCGCTGGTCGCCTGCGCCGACGGCCTGCTGTCATGGCGCCGCGACGTGGATTTCGGGCGCGGCTTTGTGCTGGTGCGGGGCCTGCGCTCCGACCTTTATTCCGACGCCCTTTCCAGCGCGATCTACTACGTGCTGGGCCTGCACATGGGCGATCCGATCCGCCAGAACGAGATGGGCGACCTGCTCGACCACGTCTACGCCACATCCGACAAGACGATGGACGATCCCACCGCCAAGTCCTCGAAGGTACGCGACAAGCTGGTATACCACTCGGACAGCTCGGACATCGTCGCGCTGATGTGTCTGCGCGGCGCGAGGGAGGGCGGCCTTTCATGCCTCGTATCGGGGGCGGAGATCTACAACGAGATCCTGCGCCGCCGGCCGGATCTGGCGCACCTGCTGCTCGAACCGTTCCATTGGGACTGGCGCCGGCAGGATCAGGAAGCCCCTGCCGATACCTACACCTCGCCCGTGGTGAGCGTGGAGGAAGGCGTGTTTTCGATGTACGCGGGCTCGCTCTACATCCTCACCGCGCAGGAATACCCCGGCGTGCCCCAGCTGACCGAAGACCAGATCGAAGTGCTGCGTCTTTTCGACGAGATCACGTACGAGCCGGGCATGGCCATCGCCATGGATTTTCGTCCCGGCGACATCCAGTGGCTGTCGAACTACGCCGCGCTGCATTCGCGCACGGAATTCTTCGATTATCCCGAACCGCAGCGCAAGCGCCACCTGCTGCGCCTGTGGCTGTCGAGCAGGACGAACCGCCCGGTGGTGGAGGGATTTGGCAAGAACGGCGTCGTCCAGCACCGCGCCGCCCACCGCGACGGGGTGGAACATGCGGATGCCCGCTTCTCCATCCGCGCCATGTCGGTGCCGCGCCTGCTTTCGTAA
- a CDS encoding 2-dehydro-3-deoxygalactonokinase: protein MCPLRGVLVSTAPFIAVDWGTTNRRAYRIENGEVVATERDDQGILAVPAGGFPALVGELRARFDGLPVVMAGMVGSNRGWHDAGYVACPATIEALAAGVVTPEEGVSIVPGVCVDTESRADVMRGEEVQLLGAVAAGLAPVDALLCQPGTHNKWAVMKHGAIADFTTAMTGEMFALLKAHALIGGEMAGEVDAGDDFRQGVEACADTDLLAALFGVRAASVLGHRAPGAAAAYVSGLLIGSDCRARIAPGQQVHLLADGLLADLYSAAITIAGGEAVVVDSKASFVAGITRIRNLLP, encoded by the coding sequence ATGTGTCCTCTACGCGGTGTTCTGGTGAGCACGGCCCCTTTTATCGCGGTCGACTGGGGCACGACCAACCGCCGGGCCTATCGGATCGAGAACGGCGAAGTCGTCGCTACCGAGCGTGACGACCAAGGCATCCTTGCCGTTCCCGCCGGTGGCTTTCCCGCATTGGTCGGCGAATTGCGCGCCCGGTTCGATGGACTGCCGGTAGTCATGGCGGGCATGGTCGGTTCGAACCGGGGCTGGCACGATGCCGGCTACGTGGCCTGCCCCGCCACGATCGAGGCGCTGGCGGCGGGCGTGGTCACGCCGGAAGAGGGCGTCTCCATCGTCCCCGGCGTCTGCGTAGATACTGAAAGCCGCGCCGATGTGATGCGCGGCGAGGAAGTGCAGCTTCTGGGCGCCGTCGCGGCGGGGCTTGCGCCTGTCGATGCGCTGCTGTGCCAGCCGGGTACGCATAACAAATGGGCGGTGATGAAGCACGGCGCCATCGCCGACTTCACCACTGCCATGACTGGCGAGATGTTCGCCCTGCTGAAAGCCCACGCCCTGATCGGCGGCGAGATGGCCGGCGAGGTCGATGCCGGGGACGATTTCCGGCAGGGCGTGGAAGCCTGCGCCGATACCGACCTGCTCGCCGCGTTGTTCGGCGTGCGCGCCGCGTCGGTGCTGGGCCACCGGGCGCCCGGCGCGGCGGCGGCCTATGTCAGCGGCCTGCTTATCGGCAGCGACTGCCGGGCGCGGATCGCGCCGGGCCAGCAGGTTCACCTGCTTGCCGACGGACTGCTTGCCGATCTCTATTCCGCCGCCATCACCATTGCCGGGGGCGAGGCCGTTGTCGTTGACAGCAAGGCCTCGTTCGTCGCCGGTATCACTCGTATCAGGAACCTCCTCCCATGA
- a CDS encoding SGNH/GDSL hydrolase family protein: MRIPMILAACGLALSAVPAAAQTAPVWAGAWGYAPADSGAGEPVQPAGTYRYRVRLSQAGNAMQLTFSNAEGDAPLAISQVTVASPAGAAGTDLRGNTVHPIVFGGKPGIALPRGRTVISDPLVLPLMNGQDVIVSVTFSTPTRPGRTNLGMEMAFAPSAPQAAFTPIKARPYLSLVSVRAPAAPCTVVAFGDSITDGYLGLSAQTRGWPGRLAERMAQLPAARRCGVVNMGISGNRVLRAGRAVSALERFWRDVASVPNVTHVVFLEGINDIGGSGSGADAVTPEDLLNGYRQFVARAHALGIKVIGGTITPALKAGYMSPAKEQVRQAVNAAIRTGKVFDGVVDFEAAVRNPAAPADLRPEFDPGDHLHPNDAGLRAMGDAVNRALLTPKG; the protein is encoded by the coding sequence ATGCGTATTCCCATGATCCTGGCCGCTTGCGGTCTCGCCCTTTCCGCCGTTCCTGCCGCGGCGCAAACTGCGCCCGTCTGGGCCGGCGCGTGGGGTTATGCCCCCGCAGACAGCGGCGCGGGGGAACCCGTGCAGCCCGCCGGAACCTACCGCTACCGCGTCCGGCTGAGCCAGGCAGGCAATGCGATGCAGCTTACCTTCAGCAATGCCGAGGGCGATGCGCCGCTGGCGATTTCGCAAGTGACCGTGGCCAGCCCGGCTGGCGCGGCGGGCACGGATCTGCGCGGCAATACCGTCCATCCCATCGTCTTCGGCGGCAAGCCCGGCATCGCCTTGCCAAGGGGCCGCACTGTTATCAGCGACCCGCTGGTCCTGCCATTGATGAACGGGCAGGACGTGATCGTCAGCGTCACGTTTTCCACCCCCACCCGGCCGGGACGCACCAATCTGGGCATGGAAATGGCCTTCGCGCCCAGCGCGCCGCAAGCCGCTTTCACGCCGATCAAGGCGCGGCCCTATCTCTCGCTCGTTTCGGTGCGGGCGCCCGCAGCGCCCTGCACCGTCGTCGCCTTCGGGGATTCGATCACAGACGGCTACCTCGGCCTTTCCGCCCAGACGCGCGGCTGGCCGGGACGCCTTGCCGAACGCATGGCGCAGCTTCCCGCCGCGCGCCGCTGCGGTGTGGTCAACATGGGCATCAGCGGCAACCGCGTCCTGCGCGCTGGCCGCGCGGTGTCGGCGCTGGAACGCTTCTGGCGCGACGTGGCCAGCGTGCCCAACGTTACCCACGTGGTGTTCCTGGAAGGCATCAACGACATCGGCGGCAGCGGTTCCGGCGCCGATGCGGTCACCCCGGAAGACCTGCTGAACGGCTACCGCCAGTTCGTTGCCCGCGCCCATGCGCTGGGGATCAAGGTGATCGGCGGCACCATCACGCCCGCGCTCAAGGCCGGGTACATGTCCCCAGCCAAGGAGCAGGTGCGCCAGGCAGTGAACGCCGCCATCCGCACCGGCAAGGTGTTCGACGGCGTCGTCGATTTCGAGGCCGCCGTGCGCAATCCCGCCGCGCCCGCGGACCTGCGCCCTGAATTCGATCCGGGCGATCACCTGCACCCCAACGATGCGGGCTTGCGGGCGATGGGCGATGCGGTGAACCGGGCGCTGCTGACGCCGAAGGGCTGA